From the Bacteroidales bacterium genome, the window TGCTTTCGTCGGAAAATGAGCTACAAAATATTGCACGTCATATTTTCAAAACCAGGATATCACGCGAAATGCCCTCGTCCGATATTATCGCATCTGATTTATACGATTCACTACAGGTGGAAACAGACATGTTCAACCTATTGGAGATTAAAGAAAAACTCAATGAATACGCCAACTTCAAGCTCGAAACCATTAAAAAGTTTTTCTTCTATTTAAAAGGAAAAACAACCTCCTGAATTGTTAATAACTATTTTTGTTAAAACCTATTTGAAGCAGGGAGTGAATTTGTATTTTTGCCCTCTATGAATGAATCAAATAATCAACAGGAATCAACTCGTAAAAGAGTAAAGAAAAATAATACTTACCCCGCAACTCTTGAGCAAGGCAAACTTCAGCCACAAGCGGTTGAACTAGAGGAAGCAGTACTGGGTGCATTAATGCTGGAGAAAGATGCGCTTACTTCGGTTATTGACATGTTAAAACCTGACGTGTTTTATAAAGAAGCTCATCAGAAAATATACAGGGCCATTCTTGATCTTTTTGAAAAAAGCGAACCTATCGATATTCTTACCGTTACCAACCAGTTGAAGAAAAACGGTCATCTTGAAATGGTAGGTGGCCCCTATTATATTACCCAGCTTACTTCACGTATAGCTTCATCAGCAAATATTGAATACCATACCCGTATCATTTCGCAGAAATATTTGCAACGTGAACTGATACGTATCTCCACTGATATTATTCACGACGCTTTCGAAGACACTTCTGATGTTTTTGAATTGCTTGATGCCGCAGAAAGAAATTTATTTGCAGTAAGCGAAACAAATTTAAGACGCAGTTACGAGAAGATGTCTGATTTGATTCGTGATGCAATTGAACAAATCAATAAGGCTCGCCAGCACGAAGACCATTTGATTGGAGTCCCCAGTGGTTTCATGGAACTCGACAGGCTTACCGCAGGATGGCAGCGTTCCGACCTTATTGTTATTGCTGCCCGTCCCGGTATGGGAAAAACAGCTTTCGTACTTTCTATGGCCCGCAATATGGCTGTTGATTACAAAAAAGCCGTCGCTTTTTTTACACTTGAAATGAATGCCCTGCAATTGGTAACTCGTTTGATTTCGAGCGAAACACAAATTTCTGCTGATAAATTAAAAAAAGGTACACTTGAAGAATACGAATGGCAACAGCTTCATACAAAAATTGCAGCCCTTACCGATGCTCCACTTATAATTGATGATACTACCGCTTTATCCATATTCGAATTACGTGCTAAAGCAAGAAGGTTAAAACAACAACATAATATTGAAATGATCATTGTTGACTATCTTCAGCTGATGCAGGGCAATGGCGATAATAAAGGGAATCGCGAACAAGAAATCAGTACCATTTCACGTTCATTAAAAAGTCTTGCTAAAGAATTAAATGTTCCTGTAATTGCTCTTTCGCAATTAAGCCGAGAAGTTGAAAAACGCGGAGGTTCTAAACGACCTATCCTTTCCGACCTTCGCGAATCGGGCGCTATTGAACAAGATGCCGATATGGTTGTTTTCCTATATCGTCCGGAATATTATAAAATAGAAAATTTCGAAGACCAAATGCCAACCAAAGATATGGCCGAAATTATTGTTGCCAAAAATCGTAACGGTGCACTGAAAGATATACGTCTTCGTTTTATCGGGCGCTTTGCAAAATTTGCCGACTTCGAAGCTAATGAAGACTTTACCGGGTACCAGCAATACAGCGACAACGACTCTCCTACGCTTACACTTCCTTCAAAAATGAATAACATGAAGGATGATGAAAGTGCCCCATTTTAAATATTTCATATAGCCACGACCTTTAGGTCGTGGGTTGTATAAAATAACTAAACGGGCTTTAGCCCATAATTTCTATTAAGGTTAAAAGGTGTAGCAGCGAGTTAAGTAAATAGTCAATAGGTTATGAAAACTCCTTCAACCAAAAGCATTCAACCAAACCAGCAGCCTAACCCAAAAACATAGAACTTTTTTTCAATTTGATA encodes:
- the dnaB gene encoding replicative DNA helicase yields the protein MNESNNQQESTRKRVKKNNTYPATLEQGKLQPQAVELEEAVLGALMLEKDALTSVIDMLKPDVFYKEAHQKIYRAILDLFEKSEPIDILTVTNQLKKNGHLEMVGGPYYITQLTSRIASSANIEYHTRIISQKYLQRELIRISTDIIHDAFEDTSDVFELLDAAERNLFAVSETNLRRSYEKMSDLIRDAIEQINKARQHEDHLIGVPSGFMELDRLTAGWQRSDLIVIAARPGMGKTAFVLSMARNMAVDYKKAVAFFTLEMNALQLVTRLISSETQISADKLKKGTLEEYEWQQLHTKIAALTDAPLIIDDTTALSIFELRAKARRLKQQHNIEMIIVDYLQLMQGNGDNKGNREQEISTISRSLKSLAKELNVPVIALSQLSREVEKRGGSKRPILSDLRESGAIEQDADMVVFLYRPEYYKIENFEDQMPTKDMAEIIVAKNRNGALKDIRLRFIGRFAKFADFEANEDFTGYQQYSDNDSPTLTLPSKMNNMKDDESAPF